The nucleotide sequence GAAAATTTTTGAGAGGCTATCGGATCTAAGGGTCTAAATCCCACTTTAGCAAAAGCCCTTTGTGCTTCAGGAGTAAAGAGGAATTCTACAAATGCTTCTGCGACTTCACGAGTTTCTCGGCGATCAACATATTTATCTACAATGGCGATGGGATTATCAATAGAAATATTAACATCAGGAATAATCACTAAGGTGTTTTTAGCGAGTCCATTTTGAGCCGATAAAATCATTTCGTTTTCATAATTAATTAATACATCTCCTTGATTTTGTCGTAGAAATAAATCCGTTGATTCCCGCGCATCTTTAGCTAATACAGCGACATTTCTATAAACTTGAGTCACAAAATTTAAGGCTTCGGTTTCCGTCCCTCCGGTTTGTGTAATCGCCCCCCACAACGCCAGGAAATTCCAACGCGCAATTCCTGATGTTTTGGGGTCAGCCGTAATCACCGAGACTCCGGGTTTTGCCAAATCAGACCAAGTACGGATGTGTTTCGGATTTCCAGCCCGGGTAACAATCGCCCCGACTGAATGGGCGACAATCCCCTGATTGGGGACTTCCTGTTCCCAA is from Planktothrix sp. FACHB-1365 and encodes:
- a CDS encoding sulfate ABC transporter substrate-binding protein, translating into MFYRQWQKWMDSGFWILSHSFLFLLLASLSLSLLLPACNRYTVSPSSFSPADEITPRRQPVELSLVSYAVTRAAYAEIIPLFKEKWHREHHQEVRIRQSYAGSSTQTRAVINGFPADVVHLALALDTNKIQEAGLIQPGWEQEVPNQGIVAHSVGAIVTRAGNPKHIRTWSDLAKPGVSVITADPKTSGIARWNFLALWGAITQTGGTETEALNFVTQVYRNVAVLAKDARESTDLFLRQNQGDVLINYENEMILSAQNGLAKNTLVIIPDVNISIDNPIAIVDKYVDRRETREVAEAFVEFLFTPEAQRAFAKVGFRPLDPIASQKFSPIKKLFNAEDLGGWNNIQDKFFKDNGIFDQIQLEIQNTASR